Proteins encoded in a region of the Tribolium castaneum strain GA2 chromosome 7, icTriCast1.1, whole genome shotgun sequence genome:
- the LOC107398773 gene encoding adhesion G-protein coupled receptor G6, translating to MPLPFDPSSNLTKSFNETRIQVTKNQRHDFYFWEEKRGRFGTLFDQEIKNATENMTGDFIATYNETFTYYATDSNATYNQLCAYDALDTDRINYCTLYDKICAHGNPDGNTTNCHCRRRGEISTHFCELKCDNWTETNSTTCNECEEIFHAYKDPTIRLWFNYHTREISVGLGSYLRLLPISESQAIVYCFTDADHSTHDITYRYNLSRPSDLKYKTATYNLEPVNDSIGHYWCQGFKFDLGPVSSPQIIAEGKLHRESFTMNVTVREDERTYPLTIHEKTEQELEDIINNKSLIQEIKFLRLYERQTGHNSTNVTLSYRLYLNATNNTMMDVLDQVTTIFNQSDAPNIKNFTLSPSYCLPDTTITNGITLTWGKTLLGSTTVPNELCLQNNTKPVTRTCQGEYLYGTYWSEVKGTCVNNSGELFGSPHTIQLHNLTYSHCEPNEKINQLNEMLQESKTPITIDAHFMAKIFENVTSSQTLQVTQVLETASKIMNMPRDVLQEAQTMLNSTDMILYSLDTIIAGYNLTDDYFSLTSGQIYTQISNISSNITGAAFYETKTGRRLQPLRNQTTPDYNDTTLKLCAYLTPKTIAHNRNAKLVITVFLTDSLFNPQKTTTGYTTSVYVTPNGVDTWVEEPVVMIRPFRKYRAVLMCNYWSYGRNQLWYNLKGSWEHEDKTPACTLGQMCPCPFVRMNPFGILVGDEDDVILSIVTATGCALSALGSLAVIVTAVVYKQWREKSGTKILLNFVLTNLAQNIFLGVSSGVNSYTQITTCVTIGALLHYSVCSQFAWMLIIGYLQYMRYVEVFYVVHNNFVIWASVVAWILPIVPVITVLQMNDAYYLQDNFCYLTNRPLFYGVYVPVSITLTVNIVIFMTIIVNITCYRAHSPDRLRDNISWLNLRLVILLFFLMGLYWVFGVSARLTQLVALDYFFCISASLQGLVIFLYFIVFNKMTRNFWLKQLRRAEMITTMQLWLQQRRKIGRVKLDKGRTKSVKMRIMKSLGEREKCK from the coding sequence ATGCCACTACCATTCGACCCATCATCCAATTTAACAAAATCCTTCAACGAAACCAGAATCcaagtaacaaaaaaccaaagacACGACTTCTACTTCTGGGAGGAAAAACGCGGCAGATTTGGCACACTCTTTGaccaagaaataaaaaatgcaaccgAAAATATGACCGGTGACTTCATAGCCACCTACAACGAAACTTTTACATACTATGCAACCGACAGTAACGCCACCTATAACCAGTTATGCGCCTACGACGCGCTTGACACTGACCGCATAAACTACTGCACACTGTATGACAAAATTTGTGCACACGGAAACCCTGATGGAAACACAACTAACTGTCATTGCAGACGTAGAGGTGAAATTAGTACGCATTTTTGCGAATTAAAGTGTGACAATTGGACGGAAACAAATAGTACGACGTGTAACGAATGTGAGGAAATTTTTCACGCTTACAAAGATCCCACAATTCGGTTGTGGTTCAACTACCACACGAGAGAAATATCAGTGGGGCTTGGATCCTACTTGAGACTACTTCCGATCAGTGAAAGCCAAGCGATTGTCTATTGTTTCACAGATGCTGATCACTCCACTCATGACATTACTTACAGGTATAACTTAAGTCGCCCCAGTGACTTGAAATATAAAACGGCCACCTATAATCTAGAGCCTGTTAATGACTCAATTGGACACTACTGGTGTCAAGGGTTCAAATTTGATTTGGGTCCTGTATCTAGTCCACAAATTATCGCCGAGGGAAAACTCCACAGAGAGTCATTCACAATGAATGTGACTGTACGTGAAGACGAAAGGACTTATCCTTTGACAATACACGAAAAAACAGAACAAGAACTTGAAGACATCATCAATAATAAGAGTTTGAttcaagaaattaaatttttgcgcTTGTATGAGCGTCAAACTGGCCACAACTCCACCAATGTCACACTGAGTTATCGGCTGTACTTGAacgcaaccaacaatacaatgaTGGACGTCCTTGATCAAGTGACCACAATTTTCAACCAATCAGATGCCCCCAACATCAAAAACTTCACACTTTCGCCCAGCTATTGTCTCCCTGATACGACCATAACCAATGGTATAACCCTCACATGGGGGAAAACCCTGCTGGGAAGCACCACAGTCCCGAATGAACTGTGCCtccaaaacaacacaaaaccAGTGACACGTACATGCCAAGGCGAATACCTTTATGGCACTTATTGGTCGGAGGTTAAAGGCACGTGTGTCAACAACAGCGGCGAATTATTCGGTTCACCTCACACTATACAATTACACAACCTCACATATTCACACTGTGAaccaaacgaaaaaatcaaccAATTGAATGAAATGCTCCAAGAGAGCAAAACACCAATAACAATCGATGCGCACTTCATGgcgaaaattttcgaaaacgtGACTTCGTCCCAAACCCTCCAAGTGACCCAAGTCTTGGAAACGGCCAGTAAAATAATGAACATGCCACGTGACGTGCTACAAGAAGCCCAAACAATGCTCAACTCAACCGACATGATCCTATACAGTCTTGATACAATAATCGCCGGTTATAACCTAACCGATGACTATTTCAGCCTAACCTCTGGCCAAATCTACACCCAAATCAGCAACATCTCGAGCAACATAACCGGCGCCGCCTTCTACGAAACCAAAACCGGGCGTCGGTTACAACCGCTCCGTAACCAAACCACGCCCGACTACAACGACACCACCTTGAAACTCTGCGCCTATCTAACGCCCAAAACCATCGCCCACAACCGTAACGCCAAGTTGGTTATAACCGTCTTCCTAACCGACTCACTCTTCAACCCCCAAAAAACCACAACCGGTTACACGACCAGTGTTTACGTCACACCAAATGGGGTTGATACGTGGGTTGAGGAACCGGTCGTGATGATTCGGCCGTTTCGGAAATACAGGGCCGTACTTATGTGTAACTACTGGTCGTATGGGCGCAACCAATTGTGGTACAATTTGAAGGGTTCGTGGGAACATGAGGATAAAACGCCGGCTTGCACTTTGGGCCAAATGTGTCCCTGTCCGTTCGTTCGCATGAACCCGTTTGGGATTTTGGTGGGGGATGAGGATGACGTTATTTTGAGTATTGTTACGGCGACCGGTTGCGCCCTTTCGGCGCTGGGCAGTTTGGCGGTGATTGTAACCGCAGTTGTGTATAAACAGTGGCGCGAAAAATCCGGCACTAAAATACTCCTCAATTTTGTGTTAACAAACTTGGCACAGAATATTTTCCTTGGGGTGAGTAGTGGGGTTAATAGTTACACGCAAATCACCACGTGTGTTACAATAGGGGCGTTACTACACTACTCGGTTTGTTCGCAGTTTGCGTGGATGCTGATCATTGGCTACTTGCAGTACATGCGCTACGTTGAGGTGTTTTACGTCGTGCACAACAATTTCGTAATTTGGGCGTCGGTTGTAGCCTGGATTTTGCCAATAGTTCCGGTTATAACCGTTTTACAAATGAACGACGCCTACTATCTCCAAGACAATTTCTGCTACTTGACCAACAGACCGCTCTTTTACGGTGTTTATGTCCCGGTTTCCATCACTTTGACTGTAAACATTGTCATTTTTATGACAATTATCGTCAATATAACGTGCTACCGGGCCCATAGTCCGGACCGGTTAAGGGACAATATCTCGTGGCTTAATTTACGTCTCGTCATTTTACTGTTCTTCCTCATGGGTTTGTACTGGGTGTTTGGGGTGTCGGCACGTTTGACGCAACTTGTCGCCTTGGATTATTTCTTTTGTATTTCGGCTTCGTTGCAAggtttggtgatttttttgtattttattgtttttaataaaatgacgCGGAATTTTTGGTTGAAACAATTAAGGCGGGCGGAAATGATTACAACAATGCAGTTGTGGTTGCAACAAAGGAGGAAAATCGGGAGGGTTAAGCTTGATAAAGGTAGGACGAAAAGTGTGAAAATGAGGATTATGAAGTCGTTAGGGGAGAGGGAAAAATGTAAGTAG